One window of Helicobacter winghamensis ATCC BAA-430 genomic DNA carries:
- a CDS encoding CDP-glycerol glycerophosphotransferase family protein, translating into MTEEQKLLEEFNQRSKEHIQRFISKDKKNIAVVSYYPTYRSQFGNLITKLKEKYNVITIVDRVLNDDFEKSGHHNVFFPWRVTEANQTYYPNVDIEEIDLILVADQVGYEDGRIDREFLSKRAKRIYFPHRATCVCGATATMDYIIVPSKTAMQGFQYRLKGNPQVKLLPSGYPQLDKALQEYQYTPKNTITYAPTLRYVENDRNARINAFAGSEITFLEWLLENTNYNISYRAHPLNYSIGHYFYRLINASFAEEARFSIDANMGNAFFNSTDFLITDWSTTSFTYSYTTLRPSFMFMPTPLDSNLENDGGYILENHHAKNLKELKTFLDNIDFTKEAQYFKALRDENMYNLGHSVEAILQNIEEILEGKL; encoded by the coding sequence ATGACAGAAGAACAAAAACTTCTAGAGGAGTTCAATCAACGCTCAAAAGAGCATATTCAAAGATTTATTAGCAAGGATAAGAAAAATATTGCTGTGGTTTCTTACTATCCCACTTATCGCTCACAATTTGGAAATCTTATTACAAAACTCAAAGAAAAATATAATGTTATCACTATTGTTGATAGAGTTTTAAATGATGATTTTGAAAAAAGCGGACATCACAATGTGTTTTTTCCTTGGAGAGTTACAGAAGCAAATCAAACTTATTATCCTAATGTTGATATTGAAGAAATTGATTTGATTCTTGTGGCAGATCAAGTAGGCTATGAAGATGGCAGAATTGATAGAGAATTTTTAAGCAAACGCGCAAAAAGAATCTATTTTCCCCATCGTGCAACCTGCGTTTGTGGTGCAACGGCTACGATGGATTATATTATTGTTCCCTCTAAAACAGCAATGCAAGGCTTTCAATATCGCCTAAAAGGCAATCCACAAGTTAAACTGCTTCCAAGCGGATACCCACAACTTGACAAAGCCTTGCAAGAATACCAATATACTCCTAAAAATACAATAACCTATGCGCCAACATTACGCTATGTTGAAAATGACAGAAATGCGCGTATCAATGCCTTTGCGGGAAGTGAAATCACATTTTTAGAATGGCTTTTAGAAAACACAAATTACAATATCTCATATCGTGCCCACCCTCTTAATTACAGCATAGGGCACTACTTCTATCGACTCATCAATGCAAGTTTCGCAGAAGAAGCACGCTTTAGCATTGATGCGAATATGGGGAATGCATTTTTTAACTCCACAGATTTTTTAATCACAGATTGGAGCACCACAAGCTTTACTTATTCTTACACCACTTTACGACCTAGTTTTATGTTTATGCCAACTCCCCTAGATTCTAATTTAGAAAATGACGGGGGTTATATCTTAGAAAATCATCACGCAAAAAATCTAAAAGAACTTAAAACATTCTTAGACAATATAGACTTTACCAAGGAAGCACAATATTTTAAAGCCTTGCGTGATGAAAATATGTATAATCTTGGACACTCCGTTGAAGCAA